A single genomic interval of Flavihumibacter rivuli harbors:
- a CDS encoding DUF1501 domain-containing protein, protein MLIKRREFIKAGSMASTSLFVPAFLKAMPVEKPFPAGEKVLVVLQLSGGNDGLNTVIPYRNDLYYAARPKLGIRMKDSLRLNDEAGIHPALPAFSEFYANGEMAILNSVGYPNPDRSHFRSMDIWHTASDSKTYLDTGWLGRYLDAQCKGCDHPTQVLELDDVLSLALKGKQLNGLAMKDPARLYQTARNPFYEALVEDHHHHEPVADYLYKTLADTLSSADYIFKASKEKSSSASYPATALGKSLKTISSLINSGINTRVYYVSHGSFDTHIAQDAQQRRLFTEMNDAVAAFIKDLKAYGRFKDVLLVTFSEFGRRVAQNASGGTDHGTANTMFVIGGGLKQKGMINDLPNLADLDDGDLKYSVDFRQVYATLLDKWLSHPSKEVLGASFKPLQFI, encoded by the coding sequence ATGCTTATTAAAAGAAGGGAATTCATAAAGGCAGGATCAATGGCCAGTACTTCACTATTTGTACCCGCCTTCCTGAAAGCCATGCCGGTGGAAAAACCATTCCCAGCAGGGGAGAAGGTGCTGGTGGTGCTGCAACTCAGTGGCGGCAATGATGGCCTTAATACGGTTATCCCTTACCGTAATGACCTCTATTATGCAGCCAGGCCAAAGCTGGGCATCAGGATGAAGGATAGCCTGCGATTGAATGATGAAGCTGGTATCCATCCTGCCTTGCCTGCCTTTAGTGAGTTTTATGCGAATGGGGAGATGGCGATCCTCAACAGTGTGGGGTATCCCAATCCCGATCGTTCCCATTTCCGGAGCATGGATATCTGGCATACGGCCAGTGACAGCAAGACCTATCTCGATACCGGATGGCTGGGTCGCTATCTCGATGCTCAATGTAAGGGCTGTGACCATCCCACACAGGTCTTGGAATTGGATGATGTATTGAGTCTTGCGCTAAAAGGGAAGCAACTGAATGGCCTGGCCATGAAGGACCCGGCCAGGTTGTACCAGACTGCACGCAATCCATTCTATGAAGCATTAGTGGAGGACCACCACCATCATGAACCGGTTGCGGATTATCTGTACAAGACATTGGCAGATACCTTAAGCAGTGCCGATTATATTTTCAAGGCCAGTAAGGAAAAGTCCTCATCGGCTTCCTATCCGGCAACCGCATTGGGCAAGAGCCTGAAGACCATTTCTTCCCTCATTAATTCAGGTATCAATACCAGGGTCTATTATGTATCGCACGGAAGTTTTGATACGCATATTGCGCAGGATGCCCAGCAGCGAAGGTTGTTCACCGAAATGAATGATGCGGTGGCAGCCTTCATCAAGGACCTCAAAGCCTATGGGCGTTTCAAGGATGTGCTGCTGGTGACCTTTTCAGAATTCGGCAGGAGGGTAGCCCAGAATGCCAGTGGGGGAACAGACCATGGCACAGCCAATACTATGTTTGTCATCGGCGGTGGACTGAAACAAAAAGGAATGATCAATGACTTGCCCAACCTTGCGGATCTCGATGATGGGGACTTGAAATACAGCGTTGATTTCAGGCAGGTCTATGCCACCCTGCTCGACAAATGGTTGAGCCATCCGTCCAAAGAGGTATTGGGAGCCAGTTTCAAGCCCTTGCAATTTATTTAA
- a CDS encoding DUF1800 domain-containing protein yields the protein MEQLQQHNQHLLWRAAFGPHIAEFDQVRKARPGQYFEALLKASAKKPVYLNVAGNAFNGLAKGIDEIGRQQRMELTDEQKKALRQQSREDLKNLNLYWLDEMVNSDAQLREKMAFFWHGHFACRNLNIFYQQLLLHEIRTHALGNFGELLRAVSKSAAMINFLNNNQNRKDHPNENFAREVMELFTMGRGHYTEEDVKEAARAFTGWGANLNGDFVFRKFVHDAGSKTFLGRTGNFDGDDIISMLLEQPQTARFITRKLYAFFVNDVVDEQRVDQLAASFYQSGYDIPSLLRAIFTSTWFYEDKNIGARIKSPVELWVGIRRTFPLQLQDNAVQLLLQRLMGQLLFYPPSVAGWPGGRSWIDSSSLLLRMRLPQLVAGQDVLSMQPKDDDDQMMGRRQAGAGLGIANGKGLQATVDWPAFLKRFSSYKEKEAYDQLAAWLLQSRQYPDHALVNQYIHPSDKESMIIQAAIRLMSCPEYQLC from the coding sequence TTGGAGCAACTGCAACAACATAACCAACACCTCTTATGGCGCGCGGCCTTTGGGCCGCATATCGCCGAGTTCGACCAGGTCAGGAAAGCCCGACCCGGCCAATACTTCGAGGCTTTGCTGAAAGCTTCTGCCAAAAAACCGGTCTACCTCAATGTGGCGGGCAATGCCTTTAATGGCTTGGCCAAGGGCATCGATGAGATCGGACGCCAGCAACGCATGGAATTGACCGATGAGCAGAAGAAGGCCTTGCGGCAACAAAGCAGGGAAGACCTCAAGAACCTGAACCTTTACTGGCTCGATGAAATGGTGAACAGTGATGCGCAGCTGCGCGAGAAGATGGCCTTTTTCTGGCATGGGCATTTTGCCTGCCGCAACCTGAACATCTTCTACCAGCAGTTATTGCTGCACGAGATCAGGACCCATGCATTGGGTAATTTCGGGGAACTCCTGCGTGCCGTCAGCAAGAGCGCTGCCATGATCAACTTCCTCAACAACAACCAGAACAGGAAGGACCACCCGAACGAGAACTTTGCCCGTGAAGTGATGGAACTCTTCACCATGGGCAGGGGACATTATACCGAGGAGGATGTGAAGGAAGCAGCAAGGGCCTTTACCGGCTGGGGCGCCAACCTGAACGGCGACTTCGTGTTCCGGAAATTTGTGCATGATGCGGGTAGCAAGACCTTCCTGGGTAGGACCGGAAATTTTGATGGGGATGATATCATTAGTATGCTGTTGGAACAGCCGCAGACCGCACGTTTCATAACGAGGAAACTCTATGCCTTTTTTGTGAACGATGTGGTCGATGAACAAAGGGTGGACCAACTGGCTGCATCATTCTACCAATCCGGTTATGATATCCCTTCGCTCCTGCGTGCCATCTTTACCTCGACATGGTTTTATGAAGACAAGAATATCGGGGCCAGGATCAAATCACCGGTGGAATTATGGGTGGGCATCAGGCGAACTTTTCCCCTGCAGTTGCAGGATAATGCAGTCCAACTCTTGTTACAGCGATTGATGGGACAATTATTGTTCTATCCTCCCAGTGTTGCGGGATGGCCCGGAGGAAGGTCATGGATCGATAGTTCTTCCCTTTTGCTGCGGATGCGCCTGCCCCAATTGGTAGCGGGACAGGATGTGTTGTCCATGCAACCCAAGGATGATGATGACCAGATGATGGGTCGCAGGCAGGCGGGGGCTGGACTGGGAATTGCCAATGGGAAAGGCTTGCAGGCAACAGTGGATTGGCCTGCTTTTCTAAAGCGGTTCTCCTCTTACAAGGAAAAAGAAGCCTATGATCAACTGGCCGCCTGGCTTTTGCAGAGTCGTCAATATCCAGACCATGCATTGGTCAATCAATACATCCATCCATCCGACAAGGAATCAATGATCATCCAGGCAGCCATCCGTTTGATGAGCTGTCCGGAATACCAGCTCTGCTGA
- the serS gene encoding serine--tRNA ligase, producing MLQVNFIRQNVELVKERLAVKRFPKPELVDELVELDERRRKLQFERDELQSRVNAASKEIGGLMREGKKEEAEKLKQEVASLKAKMDDVAELDAIEQSIHNILVQIPNLPSSLVPLGKTPEDNVVVREGGAKPALHAGAKPHWDLVQQYNLIDFELGNKITGSGFPVYRNKGAKLQRALIQYFLDYNTAAGYEEFQPPYMVNEASAYGTGQLPDKEGQMYHATADNFYLIPTAEVPVTNIYRDEIVKDTELPIRMTAYTPCFRREAGSYGKDVRGLNRLHQFDKVEIVQLVHPDKSYEVLDEMVAHVEQLIQSLELPYRILRLCGGDMGFTSALTYDFEVYSAAQEKWLEVSSVSNFESYQTNRMKIRFKDGNGKPQLLHSLNGSSMALPRILAALLENNQTEEGIKLPKVLHSYFGAEKIG from the coding sequence ATGTTACAGGTGAATTTTATCCGTCAGAACGTGGAGCTGGTGAAAGAAAGACTGGCAGTGAAGCGTTTCCCCAAACCCGAATTGGTGGATGAACTGGTAGAACTGGACGAACGCCGCCGCAAGCTCCAGTTTGAGCGCGATGAGCTGCAATCCAGGGTGAACGCGGCTTCCAAGGAGATCGGTGGATTGATGCGGGAAGGAAAAAAGGAAGAAGCTGAGAAACTGAAGCAGGAAGTGGCTTCGCTGAAGGCCAAAATGGACGATGTTGCCGAACTGGATGCCATTGAGCAATCTATCCACAATATACTGGTACAGATCCCCAACCTGCCTTCATCCCTCGTTCCCCTGGGTAAAACCCCGGAGGATAATGTGGTGGTAAGGGAAGGCGGTGCAAAGCCGGCCTTGCATGCTGGCGCCAAACCGCACTGGGACCTGGTGCAGCAATATAACCTGATCGATTTTGAACTGGGCAATAAGATCACCGGCAGTGGCTTCCCTGTTTACCGTAACAAGGGTGCCAAACTCCAACGCGCGTTGATCCAGTATTTCCTGGATTACAATACCGCTGCCGGATATGAAGAATTCCAGCCTCCTTATATGGTGAATGAGGCTTCTGCCTATGGAACAGGCCAGCTGCCGGATAAGGAAGGGCAGATGTACCATGCCACTGCAGATAATTTCTACCTCATCCCGACTGCTGAGGTACCGGTGACCAATATCTACCGCGATGAGATCGTGAAGGATACCGAACTGCCTATCAGGATGACTGCCTATACGCCCTGTTTCAGGCGCGAAGCGGGAAGCTATGGTAAGGATGTAAGGGGATTGAATCGCCTGCACCAGTTCGATAAGGTGGAGATCGTGCAATTGGTGCATCCCGATAAGAGCTATGAAGTGCTGGATGAAATGGTGGCGCATGTGGAGCAATTGATCCAGTCGCTGGAACTGCCTTACCGCATTCTTCGGTTGTGCGGCGGCGATATGGGCTTCACTTCTGCCCTGACCTATGATTTTGAAGTGTACAGCGCCGCGCAGGAAAAATGGCTGGAAGTGAGTTCTGTTTCCAATTTCGAATCCTACCAGACCAACCGGATGAAGATCAGGTTCAAGGATGGTAACGGTAAGCCGCAGTTGCTGCATTCCCTCAATGGCAGCTCCATGGCCCTGCCCAGGATCCTCGCGGCCTTGCTGGAGAACAACCAGACGGAGGAAGGTATTAAGCTTCCGAAAGTGCTGCATAGTTATTTTGGTGCGGAGAAGATCGGCTAA
- a CDS encoding peptidylprolyl isomerase: MRNIVLATGMACCSLLLAGCSASKNGRPTKADLRKDILLVTTKGNIQLRLADQTPLHRDNFIKLVKNGTYDSVLFHRVIQSFMIQAGDPGSKRASDTARLGSGDLGYKVPAEFRPDLFHRKGALAAARMGDEVNPQKASSASQFYIVQGRVFNDAGLDSVETFRLKGRKLPAAHREVYKTIGGAPHLDSNYTVFGEVVKGLEVVDSIAAVPTSGRQGGDRPLSNVRILKAKMVKRK; encoded by the coding sequence ATGAGAAATATTGTATTGGCTACAGGAATGGCCTGTTGTTCCCTATTGCTTGCAGGATGTTCCGCCAGCAAAAACGGCAGGCCTACCAAAGCAGACCTCCGCAAGGACATATTGCTCGTAACCACCAAGGGAAATATCCAGCTGAGGCTAGCTGACCAGACCCCGCTGCACCGGGATAATTTCATTAAACTGGTAAAGAACGGCACCTACGACAGCGTGCTTTTCCACCGGGTGATCCAATCCTTCATGATCCAGGCAGGTGACCCCGGCAGCAAGAGGGCCAGCGATACCGCCCGTTTGGGGAGCGGCGACCTGGGCTACAAGGTACCGGCCGAATTCAGGCCGGATCTCTTCCACCGGAAAGGTGCCCTCGCTGCCGCCAGGATGGGCGATGAGGTGAATCCCCAGAAAGCCAGTAGCGCCAGCCAATTCTATATCGTCCAGGGCAGGGTATTTAACGATGCCGGACTTGATTCAGTGGAAACCTTTCGCCTGAAAGGCAGGAAGCTGCCCGCCGCCCACCGTGAGGTGTACAAGACCATCGGCGGGGCGCCCCACCTCGATTCCAATTACACTGTCTTCGGGGAAGTGGTAAAAGGCCTGGAAGTGGTGGACAGTATAGCAGCAGTACCCACCAGTGGCCGCCAGGGTGGCGACAGGCCCCTCAGCAATGTGAGGATCCTGAAGGCGAAAATGGTAAAGCGCAAGTGA
- the gcvH gene encoding glycine cleavage system protein GcvH has translation MNFPDNLRYTKDHEWISLEGNVATIGITDFAQGELGDIVYVEIETVGKSLDAEAVFGTVEAVKTVSDLYLPVAGTINEVNPSLGANPELVNSDPYGEGWMIKMTVNNPADVEALMDAAAYKALVGQ, from the coding sequence ATGAATTTTCCTGATAATCTCCGTTACACCAAGGACCACGAATGGATCAGTCTGGAAGGCAACGTTGCTACCATTGGAATCACTGATTTTGCCCAGGGTGAATTGGGTGACATTGTTTATGTAGAAATCGAAACAGTGGGCAAAAGCCTCGATGCTGAAGCTGTATTCGGAACCGTTGAAGCAGTAAAGACCGTATCTGACCTTTACCTGCCAGTGGCCGGAACCATCAATGAAGTTAACCCTTCCCTGGGTGCCAATCCTGAACTGGTGAACAGCGATCCTTACGGAGAAGGCTGGATGATCAAGATGACCGTTAACAACCCTGCTGATGTAGAGGCATTGATGGATGCCGCTGCCTACAAGGCCCTGGTTGGTCAATAA